The Desulfosporosinus sp. Sb-LF genome contains a region encoding:
- a CDS encoding ABC transporter ATP-binding protein — MSLTALLSLENVEKTYWYNPDESMAALQGINLEVQDGEFIAIVGPSGCGKTTLLKLVSGLISHTKGSIDIDGMPLQKSHRQLLGMVFQQPALLPWRKVIDNVLLPCEIRGQDLKKARPKAIELLELVGLKDFVNRKPNELSYGMQQRVSICRALVYDPKILLMDEPFASLDAITRFELSQLLLDIWSIKKITVLFVTHNIQEAVYLADRVVVMTPRPGKIAAIIEVPLPRPRKEEHLYEHDFSSCAKNIHQLLGSNAL; from the coding sequence ATGTCCTTGACCGCGCTACTTTCTTTAGAAAATGTTGAGAAGACCTATTGGTATAACCCTGATGAGAGTATGGCAGCCCTCCAGGGAATTAATCTTGAAGTCCAGGATGGAGAATTTATCGCGATCGTTGGACCAAGCGGTTGTGGAAAGACGACATTGCTTAAATTAGTGTCTGGGTTGATAAGCCATACGAAGGGGAGCATCGACATCGATGGCATGCCACTGCAAAAATCGCACCGTCAGCTGCTGGGAATGGTGTTTCAGCAGCCGGCGCTGCTCCCGTGGCGCAAAGTAATCGACAATGTACTCTTACCCTGTGAGATACGGGGGCAGGACCTCAAAAAGGCTCGCCCTAAGGCTATTGAATTACTGGAGCTGGTGGGACTGAAAGATTTCGTGAATCGTAAACCTAATGAGCTTTCCTACGGTATGCAGCAGCGTGTTTCTATATGCCGTGCGCTCGTCTACGATCCCAAGATTTTGCTAATGGATGAACCCTTTGCGTCTCTTGATGCTATTACTCGGTTTGAACTCAGCCAGTTATTGCTTGATATCTGGAGTATAAAAAAAATCACGGTGTTGTTCGTGACTCATAACATTCAAGAAGCGGTCTATCTTGCAGATCGGGTTGTCGTGATGACGCCGAGACCGGGAAAGATTGCTGCCATCATCGAGGTGCCCTTGCCCAGGCCCAGAAAGGAAGAACATCTTTATGAACATGACTTTAGTTCGTGTGCCAAAAACATTCACCAACTCCTGGGCTCGAACGCACTGTGA
- a CDS encoding amidohydrolase family protein, producing the protein MIIDAHAHLSDTTYGNPDLYFQQLKDAGIERGIVVPGGMMDVRKMTDYITGRAKPENLIPNNTFVAQACTNHRAMLNGYACIDPHEGNPVGKLEKYFKEGFRGLKLSPMTHQFSFASKALAELASCCGEHGFPVYSHVVFNPGSCTAKFVKLAKQFPRTNFILGHMGFGPADTEGLEAATDLANFYLETSSGSFLHIKEAVAKAGAEKVIFGSEFPLSHPKVELTKILLLNLKGAELDKVLGGNIQQLLGLKPIA; encoded by the coding sequence ATGATTATCGATGCCCATGCCCATCTGTCAGACACAACCTATGGTAATCCCGATCTGTATTTTCAGCAACTAAAGGATGCAGGTATTGAACGGGGGATTGTCGTGCCCGGCGGAATGATGGACGTTCGGAAAATGACCGACTATATTACGGGGCGCGCTAAACCGGAAAACTTGATTCCCAACAACACGTTTGTCGCCCAAGCCTGTACGAACCATCGGGCAATGCTAAATGGATATGCCTGTATTGATCCGCACGAGGGAAACCCTGTTGGTAAATTGGAGAAATATTTCAAAGAGGGCTTTCGTGGCTTGAAACTCTCTCCCATGACACATCAGTTTTCGTTTGCAAGCAAGGCTTTGGCAGAACTTGCGTCATGTTGTGGTGAACACGGTTTTCCAGTGTATTCGCACGTCGTTTTTAACCCAGGCTCTTGTACCGCTAAGTTTGTCAAATTGGCGAAGCAATTTCCTAGAACAAACTTTATTCTAGGACATATGGGGTTTGGACCTGCAGATACAGAAGGTTTGGAGGCAGCTACCGACTTGGCTAATTTTTACTTAGAAACGTCCAGTGGTAGTTTTTTGCATATCAAAGAAGCTGTGGCCAAAGCAGGGGCTGAGAAAGTGATTTTTGGATCTGAATTTCCCCTTTCCCACCCTAAAGTCGAGTTGACCAAAATCCTTTTACTCAACCTAAAAGGTGCAGAACTAGACAAAGTTCTCGGAGGCAATATTCAACAACTGCTAGGACTAAAACCTATTGCTTAA
- a CDS encoding ABC transporter substrate-binding protein — translation MVRKVLFSFSMVILVISLVIGPIGCSSNPVATAPKAPLDKVVFNLQWLPEDPACWVALDKGFWTEQNLDVKIIRGYGSGDTVTKIASKQADFGVADIGNLILARAKEDIKVKAVSNFKNSYGGLVIYRESLGINQPKDLEGKTMIGSASSSITTFFPAFAKATGVDPSKVKWTLLDPALHISAFVQGQADTLTTMFKYVPKVEKLMGKPVRYFSYSEDGHLDRYGEVIIANEDLIAQNPDLVRRFVAGFLKGLQYSLENPLEVGQIMKKYSPETDPNLAVKMWQSELDHNVIIGEESNSKGLGWMERDRMVKTIQLVMDAYELKQQVPAEKIFTTEFLPKEPVYPPKR, via the coding sequence ATGGTACGAAAAGTGTTGTTCTCTTTCTCGATGGTGATATTGGTGATTTCCCTGGTGATAGGACCCATTGGCTGTAGCTCTAACCCGGTTGCAACCGCACCCAAAGCACCTCTTGATAAAGTGGTGTTCAACCTACAATGGTTGCCGGAAGACCCAGCCTGTTGGGTGGCCCTAGATAAAGGATTTTGGACAGAGCAGAACCTTGATGTCAAGATTATCAGAGGGTACGGTTCGGGCGATACCGTGACAAAAATTGCCTCAAAACAAGCAGATTTTGGGGTCGCAGACATTGGCAATCTTATCTTGGCAAGAGCTAAGGAAGATATCAAAGTTAAAGCTGTAAGTAACTTTAAGAATTCGTACGGTGGGCTTGTTATTTACAGGGAATCGCTCGGGATCAACCAACCTAAGGATCTGGAAGGAAAAACGATGATTGGTTCCGCAAGTTCATCCATTACGACGTTCTTCCCGGCATTTGCCAAAGCGACCGGGGTTGATCCCAGCAAAGTTAAGTGGACCCTCTTAGATCCAGCACTCCATATTTCGGCCTTTGTTCAGGGCCAGGCGGACACATTGACAACTATGTTCAAGTACGTTCCAAAGGTAGAAAAGCTGATGGGAAAACCAGTACGGTACTTCTCGTACAGCGAAGATGGGCACCTAGATCGCTATGGTGAAGTAATCATTGCCAATGAGGATCTGATTGCTCAGAATCCCGATCTGGTACGTCGGTTCGTTGCTGGATTTCTGAAAGGGCTTCAATATAGCCTGGAGAATCCTTTGGAGGTTGGACAGATTATGAAGAAATATTCGCCTGAGACGGATCCCAATCTGGCTGTAAAGATGTGGCAATCGGAATTGGATCACAACGTCATTATTGGTGAAGAATCCAACTCTAAGGGGCTCGGCTGGATGGAGAGGGATAGGATGGTGAAAACGATTCAGCTAGTTATGGACGCCTATGAACTGAAACAACAGGTTCCAGCAGAAAAGATCTTCACGACGGAGTTCTTGCCCAAGGAGCCAGTTTACCCACCCAAGAGGTAA